A single region of the Salvia miltiorrhiza cultivar Shanhuang (shh) chromosome 8, IMPLAD_Smil_shh, whole genome shotgun sequence genome encodes:
- the LOC131000004 gene encoding L-ascorbate peroxidase 1, cytosolic-like isoform X1: MVKNYPAVSEEYLKAVDKCKRKLRGLIAEKNCAPIMLRLAWHSAGTFDQCSKTGGPFGTMRFEEELAHAANSGLDIALRLLEPIRKQFPTLSFADFYQLAGVVAVEVTGGPDVPFHPGRPDKAEPPVEGRLPDATKGSDHLRDVFTKQMGLTDQDIVALSGGHTLGRCHKERSGFEGPWTFNPLIFDNSYFTKLLSGEKEGLLQLPTDKTLLTDPCFRPFVEKYAADEDAFFADYAEAHMKLSELGFADA; the protein is encoded by the exons ATGGTGAAGAACTACCCAGCTGTGAGTGAGGAGTACTTGAAGGCTGTTGACAAATGCAAGAGGAAGCTCAGGGGTCTCATCGCTGAGAAGAATTGCGCTCCTATCATGCTCCGTCTTGc ATGGCACTCTGCTGGTACATTTGATCAGTGCTCAAAAACTGGAGGTCCTTTTGGAACCATGAGATTCGAAGAGGAGCTTGCGCATGCTGCCAACAGTGGTCTTGATATTGCTTTGAGGCTCTTGGAGCCCATCAGGAAGCAGTTCCCCACTCTCTCCTTTGCTGACTTCTACCAG TTGGCTGGAGTTGTGGCTGTTGAAGTTACTGGAGGACCTGATGTTCCATTCCACCCAGGAAGGCCG GACAAGGCTGAGCCACCTGTTGAAGGCCGCTTGCCCGATGCTACCAAGG GATCTGACCACCTGAGGGATGTCTTTACCAAACAAATGGGTCTGACCGATCAGGATATCGTTGCACTCTCTGGTGGCCACACTCTG GGAAGATGCCACAAGGAGCGATCTGGATTTGAGGGACCATGGACTTTCAACCCCCTCATCTTCGACAACTCTTACTTCAC GAAGCTTCTGTCTGGAGAGAAAGAGGGGCTTCTGCAGTTGCCAACAGACAAGACTCTTCTCACCGACCCTTGCTTCCGCCCATTCGTTGAGAAATATGCTGCG GACGAGGATGCATTTTTTGCGGACTACGCTGAGGCTCACATGAAGCTCTCTGAGCTGGG ATTCGCTGATGCCTAA
- the LOC131000004 gene encoding L-ascorbate peroxidase 1, cytosolic-like isoform X2, with product MVKNYPAVSEEYLKAVDKCKRKLRGLIAEKNCAPIMLRLAWHSAGTFDQCSKTGGPFGTMRFEEELAHAANSGLDIALRLLEPIRKQFPTLSFADFYQLAGVVAVEVTGGPDVPFHPGRPDKAEPPVEGRLPDATKGSDHLRDVFTKQMGLTDQDIVALSGGHTLGRCHKERSGFEGPWTFNPLIFDNSYFTKLLSGEKEGLLQLPTDKTLLTDPCFRPFVEKYAAVCAF from the exons ATGGTGAAGAACTACCCAGCTGTGAGTGAGGAGTACTTGAAGGCTGTTGACAAATGCAAGAGGAAGCTCAGGGGTCTCATCGCTGAGAAGAATTGCGCTCCTATCATGCTCCGTCTTGc ATGGCACTCTGCTGGTACATTTGATCAGTGCTCAAAAACTGGAGGTCCTTTTGGAACCATGAGATTCGAAGAGGAGCTTGCGCATGCTGCCAACAGTGGTCTTGATATTGCTTTGAGGCTCTTGGAGCCCATCAGGAAGCAGTTCCCCACTCTCTCCTTTGCTGACTTCTACCAG TTGGCTGGAGTTGTGGCTGTTGAAGTTACTGGAGGACCTGATGTTCCATTCCACCCAGGAAGGCCG GACAAGGCTGAGCCACCTGTTGAAGGCCGCTTGCCCGATGCTACCAAGG GATCTGACCACCTGAGGGATGTCTTTACCAAACAAATGGGTCTGACCGATCAGGATATCGTTGCACTCTCTGGTGGCCACACTCTG GGAAGATGCCACAAGGAGCGATCTGGATTTGAGGGACCATGGACTTTCAACCCCCTCATCTTCGACAACTCTTACTTCAC GAAGCTTCTGTCTGGAGAGAAAGAGGGGCTTCTGCAGTTGCCAACAGACAAGACTCTTCTCACCGACCCTTGCTTCCGCCCATTCGTTGAGAAATATGCTGCGGTTTGTGCATTCTAA
- the LOC131000005 gene encoding protein NRT1/ PTR FAMILY 2.7-like translates to MASLHASVDNNTSLSGDREAPPPTAAPRRRGGWITTPFIIATVFGLTVAAGGWSGNLIVFLINEFNIKRIDAAQISNVVNGCVNFFPLLAAVAADSLFGCFSVIWISSLISLLGIFLLLLTVAADGLKPAPSEPASRIQYAVLYSGMALASIGMGGTRFTLATMGANQIKHKATFFNWYFFSLYSASFISATAIVYVEDNVGWRWGFGIAIAANALALALFLVGAPYYSRDEPRASPFTALLRVAVAAFRKRKAVAGVTNVDYYYGDDGVKGDAPTNWFSQLNRAAVKLDGDILPNGVVAAPWRLCTVQQVEDLKTLMRILPLWSSSIFLGTPIGVQLSLTVLQSLASDRRLSAGFTFPAGSIIVFSFVSTAVGVILIDRCFRPSWRRMVGGKELTPLQQIGIGHVFNVASMAVSALVESRRRRRLMSVMWLVPQMVVVGVGEAFHFPGQVGLYYQEFPASLKGVATAMVAMLVGVAFYLSTAVVDFIRRVTHWLPDDIDHGRLDYVYWVMVVIGIANFGYFLVIACLYHYKNEEVVIKKDEKA, encoded by the exons ATGGCATCTTTGCATGCTAGTGTCGACAACAACACTTCACTCTCCGGTGACAGAGAAGCACCGCCGCCCACCGCCGCACCCCGCCGTCGAGGCGGCTGGATCACCACCCCCTTCATCatag CAACCGTGTTCGGGCTGACGGTGGCGGCCGGCGGCTGGTCGGGAAACCTTATAGTCTTCCTGATCAACGAGTTCAACATCAAACGCATCGACGCCGCCCAAATCAGCAACGTCGTCAACGGCTGCGTCAACTTCTTCCCTCTcctcgccgccgtcgccgccgatTCCCTCTTCGGCTGCTTCTCCGTCATTTGGAtttcctctctcatctctctactG GGGATCTTCCTCCTCCTTCTCACGGTGGCGGCGGACGGGTTGAAGCCGGCTCCTTCGGAGCCGGCGTCGAGAATCCAATACGCAGTGTTGTATTCCGGCATGGCTCTGGCCTCGATCGGCATGGGCGGCACGAGATTCACCTTAGCAACAATGGGAGCCAACCAGATCAAGCACAAGGCCACTTTCTTCAACTGGTATTTCTTCAGCTTGTATAGTGCTTCCTTCATATCAGCCACGGCCATTGTGTATGTGGAAGACAATGTGGGGTGGCGCTGGGGTTTTGGAATCGCCATCGCCGCCAACGCCCTCGCATTAGCCCTCTTCCTCGTCGGGGCTCCTTACTATAGCCGCGACGAGCCACGCGCCAGCCCCTTCACCGCCTTGCTGCGCGTGGCTGTCGCGGCCTTTAGGAAGAGGAAGGCCGTCGCCGGAGTTACTAATGTAGATTATTACTACGGAGATGATGGAGTTAAAGGGGATGCCCCGACAAACTGGTTCAG CCAACTAAACCGTGCAGCGGTGAAGCTCGACGGCGACATCCTACCAAACGGCGTCGTGGCGGCGCCGTGGAGGCTCTGCACAGTCCAACAAGTGGAAGACCTGAAAACCCTAATGCGAATCCTCCCCTTATGGTCTTCCAGCATCTTCCTCGGCACCCCCATCGGCGTCCAGCTCAGCCTCACCGTCCTCCAATCCCTCGCCTCCGACCGCCGCCTCAGCGCCGGCTTCACCTTCCCGGCCGGCTCCATCATCGTCTTCTCCTTCGTCTCCACCGCCGTGGGCGTGATCCTCATCGACCGCTGCTTCAGGCCGAGCTGGAGGAGAATGGTGGGCGGCAAGGAGCTCACGCCCTTGCAGCAAATAGGGATCGGCCACGTGTTCAACGTGGCCAGCATGGCGGTGTCGGCCCTCGTGGAGTcgaggaggcggcgccgcctcaTGTCGGTGATGTGGCTGGTGCCGCAGATGGTGGTGGTCGGGGTCGGGGAGGCGTTCCATTTTCCGGGGCAGGTGGGGTTGTATTATCAAGAATTTCCGGCGAGCTTGAAGGGGGTGGCGACTGCGATGGTGGCGATGCTTGTTGGTGTGGCTTTCTACTTGAGCACGGCGGTGGTTGATTTTATTAGGAGGGTTACACATTGGTTGCCGGATGATATTGATCATGGGAGGCTTGATTATGTGTATTGGGTGATGGTGGTGATTGGGATTGCTAATTTTGGGTATTTTCTTGTGATTGCATGCTTGTATCACTACAAGAATGAGGAGGTtgtgatcaagaaggatgagaaAGCATAG